The following is a genomic window from Alkaliphilus sp. B6464.
AACTTTTCTCTGATGAAGAATTACAGCATTTGATCCTAACTCACTCTTTACTTTAGTTATAACGTCATGGTTATCAACACCATAAAATTTTTTTACTTTCATCTATATTCTCACCATCCCAACAGATTCGATTTCTACAGATGGATCAACTTCATTGTAAGATAAAACAACTAAGTCAGAAGTAAGTTGCTCCGTTAATCTCTTTAAATACAGTCTAACAATTGGAGCAGTAATAATAATAGGCTGTTCCCCTAGATTAATTAATTTTTGTAGTTGATAAGATAAATTGTTTAAAATCGATTGAATTAAATCTGGATCCATTGCGATATATGTACCTCTATCAGTTTGTTGAATAGATTCCATAATTTTTTGTTCTAATTGCTGATCAACCGTTATTACTTTTGCAGGTTGGTTAGATATAAACTGTTTAGTAATAGCTCTACTTAAAGCTTGTCTTACATATTCTGTGAGCATATCTGCATCTCTAGTCATATTTGAATAATCAGCCAATGTTTCAAGAATAGTAACCATATCTCTTATTGAAACACCTTCTTTTAATAGATTATATAATACTTTTTGGATTTCTCCCAGACTCATTTGGGCAGGAATTAGCTCTTCTACTAAAGCAGGATGACTTTCTTTAACGTTATCTATTAACTTTTTAACATCTTGTCTACCTAATAATTCGTAGGCATGTTTTTTAACTACTTCAGTCAAATGCGTTGCTATAATCGAAGGAGGATCTACCACCGTATATCCAAATATCTCTGCTTTTTCTCGCTCTTGCTCGTTTATCCATTTAGCTGGTAATCCAAAGGCCGGTTCAATTGTGTCAATACCCTCTAGTTCACCATCAGCCATTCCCGGATTCATAGCTAAATAATGATCAAACATTATTTCACCTGACGTAATTTCAACACCTTTAATTTTTATTATATAATGATTAGGCTCTAATTGAATATTGTCTCTAAGTCTAAACATTGGAACTATAATTCCAAGTTCAAGAGCGCATTGTCTTCTAATCATAACTAAACGATCAAAAAGATCTCCACCTTGGCTAGCATCGGCTAGTGGTATAATTCCGTATCCAAATTCCAACTCAATAGGGTCTACATTAAGCAAAGGTATAACATTTTCCGGTTTTCTTTTTTCATCCACTGTTTCGGTAATTTTATCTGGTACTACTTCTGTTTCAGCTTTGATTACAGCTTTTCTTAAATTCATACCTAGATATAAAAATAATAGAGCTAGTAATATAAATGGTACTCGTGGTAATCCTGCAATAGCAAATACAACTAAAACCCCGGAAATTATAAACATTATTTTATGATTATTAAATAACTGCTTAATTAAATCATTACCTAAGTTTCCTTCAGATGCAGCTCTTGTTACAACTATACCAGTAGCTGTTGAAATTAACAAAGCAGGAATTTGGCTAACCAGTCCATCCCCTACTGTTAATATAGTATACTTTTGAATGGCCTCTCCAAAACTCAAATCGCCAGCTAGCATACCTATTGCAAATCCTCCAATAATGTTAATGATAGTAATAATAATACCTGCAATAGAATCACCTTTAACAAACTTACTCGCTCCATCCATAGCTCCATAAAAATCAGATTCTCTTTGTACTTTCTTTCTTCTTTCCCTAGCTTCTTGATCATCTATAAGACCAGCATTAAGATCTGCATCTATCGCCATTTGTTTTCCAGGCATTGCATCTAATGTAAATCTAGCTGCCACCTCTGAAACTCTTTCAGAACCCTTAGTGATTACCATAAATTGTATAATTATTATTATTAAAAATATTACAAATCCAACAACTGCATTTCCTTGCATAACAAAGCTACCAAAAGTATCAATTAATCCACCAGCAGAGCCAGTAGATAATATATATCTAGTAGTAGTAACATTGAGGGCTAATCTAAATAAGGTAGTAATTAACAAAAGAGATGGAAAAATTGAAAATTCCAAAGCTTCTTCTGTGTACATAGCTTTAATCAAAATCAACAAGGATAGAGAAATATTAAAGCTTAACAAAACATCAAGAGCACCTAGTGGAACAGGTATAATAATAATTACTATAATAGCTATTATTGCAAGTGTAACTACAATGTCTCCATACTTCTTCATGTTCTCTCCCCTATTCAATCTTATTATTAATACGATAAACGTAAGCTAATACTTCCGCAACAGCCTGATAAAGCTCAGGTGGTACAAATTGCCCTATATCTACGCTATCATATAAGGTTCTAGCCAATGGCTTATTCTCAACAATTGGAATGTTATTTTCCAAAGCAATTTTCTTAATATTTTGTGCTATAAGGTCTTGCCCTTTTGCAATAACCCTTGGAGCATCAAATTCTTTAGGATTATATTTAATTCCGATGGCAAAGTGAGTAGGGTTTGTAATAATTACATCTGCATTCGGAATATCTTGCATCATTCTTTGCATAGACATCTGTCTTTGTTTTTCTTTAATTTTTGATTTTATTTGTGGATTTCCTTCAGTTTGTTTATACTCTTCTTTAATTTCTTGTTTAGACATTTTTAAATTTTTATTATATTCATATCTTTGATAGAAATAATCTAAGGCGCCAAGTACGACTAATATTGCTCCTGCCTTTATCCCAATACTTATTGACATCTTTAAAATTAATTTTAATATTATTCCTATATCCATCCCTATAGTCTCTAAAATAGTGACTATTTGTCCTTTAACGTAACTATAAGATATATAACCAATAACTATAATTCGAATCAGTGCCTTTAAAAGCTCTATGATAGACTTCATAGAAAACATTCGCTTAAATCCTTCAATTGGATTTATTTTTTTGATATCAATAGCTAAAGGTTTTGTAGTAAACAAAACTCCAACTTGTAGGTAGCTTGCTAGAACACCAACTACCAAATTAGTTAAGGCTATAGGTGCTACAATAATAAAAAAACTTATTATAGCATTAATTAAAAGAGTTTGGAGGTTTTTTAATGAAAATATGAAGTCTAAAGCTAAATATTGATCATAAATATAACTTGTCGTATTTCTAAGAGTGATTCCAATAAATGTAGCAAAAGCATTTATCATTATAAATGTTGCTAAAAGAACAAAAGCCGAATTTATTTCTTTGCTCTGTAGAACATTCCCCTTTTCCCTAGTTTCCTTTTTCTTTTTGGGGGTTGCCTGTTCTGTTTTTTCCTCAGAAAAAAGCTGTAGATTAATTTTAAAATCCATAGAATCATCCTCTAGACAAAATTTGCATTAGTTCATATATGGATTGATACATTTTATCGAACAAACTTTCAGAGTAGGGTATAAAAAATCTTAAAGATAGCAATATAATAATAATACCTATAGCAATTTTCAAAGGTAATCCTACAATAAAAATGTTCATTTGAGGCATTGTACGTGCTAAAATCCCTAGGATTACATTAGCCAAAAAAATAGCAATCAAAATAGGTGCACTTAATTGAAATGCTAAAATAAATGTGTCTGTAAAAATTTTTATTAAATAGTTGATTAAACTCTCACTTACCGAGATATTAAACCCTATTGGAAGTATTTCATAACTATATATCAAACTTTTTATCATTTGATGGTGACCATTAATAGTTAAAAATACTAAGGTAAGTAATATATTATAAAACCCTCCCATTAGAGGCATCTGTGCATTTGTTTGAGGATCCATAATGTTTACCATACCAAACCCCATCTGAATATCAACTATTGTACCCGCAAGGTATACAATACTAAAATATATAAATGCAATAAGGCCAATAATAATACCTATCAAAAATTCAGATATTGACCAAAACATTAATGTTCTCATATTATCAATTTCTAAATAAAATCCATTAATTTTTAATGGAAGTAATATTAATGCTACTGTAATAGATAAACCAATTTTCATGATTGTGGGAAGATTATTACGACCAAATATTGGAGATATAACAAATAAGCCAGTTACTCTAACCAATATTAAGATAAACAGTTGAAAATTTACTAGTATAAAACTTATTAAATCACCTGTCATATTTAATCACTCTTTACTGAATAAAATTATTTAAATTTGTATATAGTTTTAATGTAAAGTTAATAATTATTGATAAAAGCCATGGTCCGAAAACCACTAGAGATCCCAAAACCGCTATAATTTTAGGAATAAAAGCTAATGTTGCCTCTTGAATTTGAGTTGTGGCCTGAAAAATACTAACAGCTAATCCAACTATTAGACCAATTACTAACATCGGGGCAGATAGAATTAAAATAGTAAACATTGTCTGCTGGCCTAATTCAATAATCATTGCTTCATTCATTTTTTCACCTCTATTTAAAACTTAATAATAAGGACTTAATTAAAACATTCCATCCATCTACCATTACAAATAAAAGAAGTTTAAATGGTAGTGAAATCATTGCTGGTGGCAGCATCATCATTCCCATTGACATTAGTGCACTTGAAACAACCATATCTAATACTATAAATGGAATAAATAATACAAATCCCATTTGGAAGGCAGTTTTTAGTTCACTAATAATAAAAGCTGGAATGAGTGAAGTTGTAGGGATATCATCTAACTGAGGATCACTCGATAATTCGGTACCACTGGCTTCTAAAAATAAGGCTATATCATTTTCTCTAGTTTGCCTAAACATAAATTGTCTTAACGGCTCCATAGCCTCTTCAATTGCTTCAGATTGAGTAATTTCCTCATTCAAGTATGGCTGCAATGCATTTTGGTTGATTTCTGAAGCAATAGGACTCATAATGAAGAATGTCAAAAACATAGCTAGTCCTATAAGTACTTGAGTTGGAGGAGTTTGCTGTGTTGCAATTGCATTTCTTAAAAAAGATAAAACAATTATTATTCTTGTAAAACTTGTGACCATAATCAAAATAGCAGGAGCTAATGATAGAACAGTTAATAAACCCAGTAACTGTAACGAGCTAGCAGTTTCTTCAGGACTACTTGCACCATCAATATTCAATTGTACATTGGGTATGCTAATATTAGTTTGAGCAAATGCCCTAGTTGATCCCAATAGAAAAAAAGAGACCATTATTAAACATAGTAATATAATATTTTTATTTTTCATATTAATTATTTGTTTGAATTTACAATTTAGATTTTTCATTATTCACACTACCATTCTAGCCCTATCTTTTATTTTAAAAAAATTTTATTTCTTAAATAATCTATTTTTAAATAAATTATTTATCCTATTGTTAATTTCAAATGAATTTTCATTTCCAGTAGTTAAAAAGTTCCATTCTGATTCATCAATTGCATCTAAAAGTTTAATTGTCTTTCCTTGTAAAGCAATGATATATATTTTTTTATTTATTTTTATAACTGTAATGCTTGCGTTCAGACCTATCATTGTTCTCTCTAAAACCTGAGTATATCGTCCCTTCATTAACTTATTTGTTTTTTTGCCTATTATAATAGTAATATAATAGGCAAAAACAATAGTAATAATTGTAGCTATCAATAAAAAAAGTCCAGACAGAGTATTATTCATTTTATCCGATCACTTTTTTAACAGCTTCTATTACACGATCAGCTTGGAATGGCTTAACTATAAAATCCTTTGCACCTGCTTGAATAGCTTCGATAACCATTGCTTGTTGCCCCATAGCAGAACACATAATTATCTTTGCACTCGGATCTATTTTTTTTATTTCTTTTACAGCTTGTATACCGTCAATTTCAGGCATTGTTATATCCATGATAGTTAGGTTAGGCTGTAGTTCCTTATATTTTTCAATCGCCCTAGCACCATTTTCAGCTTCGCCTACTACGTCAAAGCCGTTTTTAGTTAGTACATCTTTAATCATCATTCTCATAAATGCCGCATCATCAACAATTAAAATTCCATTAGACATTACTTTTCCTCCTCTTTCATTTAGATAGTAATCAGGTAGTAGATATATGTATATATTACCAACAGAATATAGGATAAGTCAATTTATATAGTTTCAAATCTATCTAAATTATTCATATGCCTTAGAAAGACGTTTGACAGGATTAACAATATCAGTAACCCGTATCCCATAGTTTTCATCTATTACCACTACTTCTCCTTTAGCTACATATTGGCCATTAACTAGTATATCTAAAGGTTCACCTACTAACTTATCTAATTCTATAATAGTTCCTGGACCAAACTCTAAAATTTCACTTATTTTTTTTACTGTTCTACCTAATTCAACAGTTATTTTTAATGGTACATCTTGTATTAATGAAATATTTTCAGGCATTCCAGCTTTAATAGATGATTCATCGAAGGACTGAAATTGTACAGGTCTTATATTTACTTTTTCATTAGCTTGGTTTATTCTTTTATCATTATTATAACTATTAGTTTCATACGTATAGGCGCTCTCTGTATTTCTTATCTCTCCTAAGTTAGCAGATTTAGTTTGAATCGATATATCGCTTTTAAGGTTTTCTTTAGCGCTGCTAGTAGTATTGTTTGATGTATCTGTCATATCATTGAATAATCCTTTAACAATTTCCTTAGCAAAATCAATAGGCATAAGTTGCATAATTTCACTATCTATTAGTTCACCAATTACCATACGAAAAGCGATTTTAACTACAGAATCTGTGTAATCTGAAAAATGTTTTAATAGATTATCTATAGATAAATTTAAAATGAAAGCGTCAGGCGGACTTATATCTATTTTTTTACCTAACATCTCTGATAATGATGTTGAAGATGATCCAACCATCTGATTCATAGCTTCACCAATAGCACTTAAGTGTAACTCTGTTAATTCACCTGATTGTACGTTTCCACTTCCACCCATCATCAAATCGGTAATAATGCTTACATCTTGTTCCTTTAATATAAGTAAGTTTGTGCCTTCTAACCCCTCTTTATATTTAACATCAACAGCTACAAATGGTAGAGGATATTCTTTTGATAACTGTTCAAGAGTTAAAACTTCTACCTTAGGTGTAGTAATCGTTACCTTTTGACCTAAAAGAGTAGATAGGGTGGTAGCCGCAGTCCCCATACTAATATTGCCTATTTCACCTATAGCATCCTTCTCTTCTTCTGTAAATCCAATAGAACTTTCATTGCTGCTAGGAGTGTCTGTCCCAGTTAATAGGGCATCAATTTCCTCTTGAGATAACATATCACTCATATAGCTCATCTCCTTTCTCTTCTACTCTAGTAATTTTAACAGCCACATTGTTTTTAATAGTACCAGGAGCTCCAAAATATTTATGTCTGGTCCCAACTTTTATTTCTAATTCTCTATTTGGATTATTATCTAATACAACTACATCACCTAGCTGTAACTCTAAAAAATCTTTAACAGTTATATAGGTATGACCAAGTTCAACAGCGACATCAACAGAGCTATTTGTTAACCTTTTTTCTAAAATATTTTTATCCTTTTCAGTTGCTTGTTTATTTATGTTAGAAAACCAAAATTTTGTGCTTAACTTTGGAAGAATTGGTTCTATTACAATATGCGGAATACATATGTTTAAATAGCCTTGAATATCACCTATTTTTAAATGTAAAGTAATTAGTGCTGTAGTCTCGTTTGGTGAAACTATTTGTGCAAACTGAGAATTTGTTTCAATTTTATCTAATTTAGGTTGAATCTCTATTACATTTTCCCAAGGATCTACAAGTAACGTGGTTAACTGCTTTATAACTTTTCTAATCAACGTCAGCTCTATTTCTGTAAAAGAACGACTCTCTTCTAATGCTCTACCTTGCCCTCCTAATATTCTGTCAATTAGTGTAAAAGCTATAGCTGATGACATATCAATAATTATTTGTCCCTCTAAAGGATAAAAGTCAATAATTGAAAGGACAGCTGGGTTTACGATCGAGTTACTAAACTCATAGTATGATAGTTCCTCTACACTTATAACTTCTGCCTGAACATAGGTACGAAGATAGCCAGATAAAAAGGTATTCAAGGTTCTTGTGAAGTTTTCATGTATAATTTGCAGTGTTTTTAATTGATCTTTAGCTAATTTTTTAGGACTTTTAAAATCATATCTCTTAATCTTTTTTTCAGATTTATCTTCTTTTATTTCCTCTACATCAACTTCACCAGTATTTAATGCATTAAGTAGGGCATCAATTTCATTTTGGGATAAAATATCTGACATTTCTTCACCTCCTGTTTATTGAATAATGTAGTCAATAAAATATATATTAGTAATTTTATCTGAATTAACAATGTCTGCCACTACTTTTAGAATTTCATTTTTCAACTCTAATTGTCCATTAGTATCCAATATTTCATCTGCTTTTTTTCCAATTAAAGTTGATATAATGCTATCTCTAAGTTCAGCATTTTTTTCTTCAAATTTAGCTGATAAGTTTTTATCAGTTGTTTCTATTATTATAGAGCCTTTAAAATAACTTCTTGTGCTTCCTAGATTAGTAGAGAATTCACCTGCATTATATTCGTATGTTTTATAGGTTATTGCAACTTCTCTAGGCTGTCTATTATTCATGAAATAAAACATTACTCCAAAAAAGAGACCTGATACTATAAAGCCAATTAATATATATGTAATTATTTTTTTTAGACCCATGATCTTCCCCCATTTTCATATTATTTAGGTTTAGAAGTAATGTATTCTGATCTTAATATTACAACATCCACTCTTCTATTTTTTGATTTATTTTCTGCAGTATCATTAGGCGCAATAGGATGGTATTCTCCATAACCAGATATTGAAAAACGCTCTGGTGCCAAACTCAAATCTTCTATTAAATATCTAACCACATTAGAAGCTCTACCCGCCGATAGTTCCCAATTAGTAGGATATAATGAACTTGGGTTAACTTTAACCGTATCTGTATGTCCCTCTATACGGATAGATTTTTCTAGAAACTCTGGAGTTTGTAAAAATGCAGAAATGTCTTTTAAAATTTCTTTTGATCTTGGTTTTAATTCAGCCCTTCCGGGATCGAATAAAACATTGTCCTGAAAACGTAACACAAGACCTGCA
Proteins encoded in this region:
- the fliY gene encoding flagellar motor switch phosphatase FliY; the protein is MSDMLSQEEIDALLTGTDTPSSNESSIGFTEEEKDAIGEIGNISMGTAATTLSTLLGQKVTITTPKVEVLTLEQLSKEYPLPFVAVDVKYKEGLEGTNLLILKEQDVSIITDLMMGGSGNVQSGELTELHLSAIGEAMNQMVGSSSTSLSEMLGKKIDISPPDAFILNLSIDNLLKHFSDYTDSVVKIAFRMVIGELIDSEIMQLMPIDFAKEIVKGLFNDMTDTSNNTTSSAKENLKSDISIQTKSANLGEIRNTESAYTYETNSYNNDKRINQANEKVNIRPVQFQSFDESSIKAGMPENISLIQDVPLKITVELGRTVKKISEILEFGPGTIIELDKLVGEPLDILVNGQYVAKGEVVVIDENYGIRVTDIVNPVKRLSKAYE
- a CDS encoding flagellar biosynthetic protein FliO, which codes for MNNTLSGLFLLIATIITIVFAYYITIIIGKKTNKLMKGRYTQVLERTMIGLNASITVIKINKKIYIIALQGKTIKLLDAIDESEWNFLTTGNENSFEINNRINNLFKNRLFKK
- the flhA gene encoding flagellar biosynthesis protein FlhA, whose translation is MKKYGDIVVTLAIIAIIVIIIIPVPLGALDVLLSFNISLSLLILIKAMYTEEALEFSIFPSLLLITTLFRLALNVTTTRYILSTGSAGGLIDTFGSFVMQGNAVVGFVIFLIIIIIQFMVITKGSERVSEVAARFTLDAMPGKQMAIDADLNAGLIDDQEARERRKKVQRESDFYGAMDGASKFVKGDSIAGIIITIINIIGGFAIGMLAGDLSFGEAIQKYTILTVGDGLVSQIPALLISTATGIVVTRAASEGNLGNDLIKQLFNNHKIMFIISGVLVVFAIAGLPRVPFILLALLFLYLGMNLRKAVIKAETEVVPDKITETVDEKRKPENVIPLLNVDPIELEFGYGIIPLADASQGGDLFDRLVMIRRQCALELGIIVPMFRLRDNIQLEPNHYIIKIKGVEITSGEIMFDHYLAMNPGMADGELEGIDTIEPAFGLPAKWINEQEREKAEIFGYTVVDPPSIIATHLTEVVKKHAYELLGRQDVKKLIDNVKESHPALVEELIPAQMSLGEIQKVLYNLLKEGVSIRDMVTILETLADYSNMTRDADMLTEYVRQALSRAITKQFISNQPAKVITVDQQLEQKIMESIQQTDRGTYIAMDPDLIQSILNNLSYQLQKLINLGEQPIIITAPIVRLYLKRLTEQLTSDLVVLSYNEVDPSVEIESVGMVRI
- the flhB gene encoding flagellar biosynthesis protein FlhB, whose protein sequence is MDFKINLQLFSEEKTEQATPKKKKETREKGNVLQSKEINSAFVLLATFIMINAFATFIGITLRNTTSYIYDQYLALDFIFSLKNLQTLLINAIISFFIIVAPIALTNLVVGVLASYLQVGVLFTTKPLAIDIKKINPIEGFKRMFSMKSIIELLKALIRIIVIGYISYSYVKGQIVTILETIGMDIGIILKLILKMSISIGIKAGAILVVLGALDYFYQRYEYNKNLKMSKQEIKEEYKQTEGNPQIKSKIKEKQRQMSMQRMMQDIPNADVIITNPTHFAIGIKYNPKEFDAPRVIAKGQDLIAQNIKKIALENNIPIVENKPLARTLYDSVDIGQFVPPELYQAVAEVLAYVYRINNKIE
- the fliM gene encoding flagellar motor switch protein FliM, whose translation is MSDILSQNEIDALLNALNTGEVDVEEIKEDKSEKKIKRYDFKSPKKLAKDQLKTLQIIHENFTRTLNTFLSGYLRTYVQAEVISVEELSYYEFSNSIVNPAVLSIIDFYPLEGQIIIDMSSAIAFTLIDRILGGQGRALEESRSFTEIELTLIRKVIKQLTTLLVDPWENVIEIQPKLDKIETNSQFAQIVSPNETTALITLHLKIGDIQGYLNICIPHIVIEPILPKLSTKFWFSNINKQATEKDKNILEKRLTNSSVDVAVELGHTYITVKDFLELQLGDVVVLDNNPNRELEIKVGTRHKYFGAPGTIKNNVAVKITRVEEKGDELYE
- the fliP gene encoding flagellar type III secretion system pore protein FliP (The bacterial flagellar biogenesis protein FliP forms a type III secretion system (T3SS)-type pore required for flagellar assembly.) → MKNKNIILLCLIMVSFFLLGSTRAFAQTNISIPNVQLNIDGASSPEETASSLQLLGLLTVLSLAPAILIMVTSFTRIIIVLSFLRNAIATQQTPPTQVLIGLAMFLTFFIMSPIASEINQNALQPYLNEEITQSEAIEEAMEPLRQFMFRQTRENDIALFLEASGTELSSDPQLDDIPTTSLIPAFIISELKTAFQMGFVLFIPFIVLDMVVSSALMSMGMMMLPPAMISLPFKLLLFVMVDGWNVLIKSLLLSFK
- a CDS encoding OmpA family protein, whose translation is MARRRSSQEEPKAGAPEWMTTYGDMVTLLLCFFVLLFSFSTVDAQKFQAIMQSFQGSLGILDSGTAIETDQFITEAMKEDLTTNQRQELEDFRKLQEVLEEYLESYNLESDVLVSQENAGLVLRFQDNVLFDPGRAELKPRSKEILKDISAFLQTPEFLEKSIRIEGHTDTVKVNPSSLYPTNWELSAGRASNVVRYLIEDLSLAPERFSISGYGEYHPIAPNDTAENKSKNRRVDVVILRSEYITSKPK
- a CDS encoding response regulator, which translates into the protein MSNGILIVDDAAFMRMMIKDVLTKNGFDVVGEAENGARAIEKYKELQPNLTIMDITMPEIDGIQAVKEIKKIDPSAKIIMCSAMGQQAMVIEAIQAGAKDFIVKPFQADRVIEAVKKVIG
- the fliR gene encoding flagellar biosynthetic protein FliR — translated: MTGDLISFILVNFQLFILILVRVTGLFVISPIFGRNNLPTIMKIGLSITVALILLPLKINGFYLEIDNMRTLMFWSISEFLIGIIIGLIAFIYFSIVYLAGTIVDIQMGFGMVNIMDPQTNAQMPLMGGFYNILLTLVFLTINGHHQMIKSLIYSYEILPIGFNISVSESLINYLIKIFTDTFILAFQLSAPILIAIFLANVILGILARTMPQMNIFIVGLPLKIAIGIIIILLSLRFFIPYSESLFDKMYQSIYELMQILSRG
- a CDS encoding flagellar basal body-associated FliL family protein, coding for MGLKKIITYILIGFIVSGLFFGVMFYFMNNRQPREVAITYKTYEYNAGEFSTNLGSTRSYFKGSIIIETTDKNLSAKFEEKNAELRDSIISTLIGKKADEILDTNGQLELKNEILKVVADIVNSDKITNIYFIDYIIQ
- the fliQ gene encoding flagellar biosynthesis protein FliQ produces the protein MNEAMIIELGQQTMFTILILSAPMLVIGLIVGLAVSIFQATTQIQEATLAFIPKIIAVLGSLVVFGPWLLSIIINFTLKLYTNLNNFIQ